The Danio rerio strain Tuebingen ecotype United States chromosome 1, GRCz12tu, whole genome shotgun sequence genome includes a region encoding these proteins:
- the cep44 gene encoding centrosomal protein of 44 kDa isoform X4, with protein MMSAFSKRVPEMATGDLKGCLRKLEASLRSLKYPRDVDYQRLAVGDPSACLPIVSFAFTSFSPSLTEYLVDFGVELTGMNDLRFIENVYKVLRDVFSYKPLLTKQQFLQFGFAERKVSILCDVIGLVLSKHKELTKNSKHLSKPKKRPVLKSCVKNEIPSDDSNSQELTALMMPLKQPLVERHLGGSSAAAQIRHSSAEHPQQEEESEKELDSERLEDSSQPAESTECVLESRLRVLEEGLLETVGRLEQRLALMELKIHALEKSLAGKIIIESNQWENLESRVLLLETRLALTSAQGLTSGDGILSTQNNEFKEDTVSANGSSAVIQTSLDDNDNGNIASPLPTASQSFKERLDRIVYMMKDTSDILQNVEPTM; from the exons AGATGGCCACTGGTGACCTGAAGGGATGTCTCAGAAAACTGGAAGCGTCTCTTCGGTCTCTGAAGTATCCCAGAGATGTGGATTATCAAAG ATTGGCTGTTGGAGATCCATCAGCGTGTCTTCCTATTGTAAGCTTTGCCTTCACGTCCTTTTCCCCCTCACTCACAGAGTACCTGGTCGATTTTGGCGTGGAACTAACCGGAATGAATGATTTGCGATTTATTGAGAATGTGTACAAG GTCTTGCGGGATGTTTTCAGCTATAAACCACTGTTGACCAAACAGCAGTTCCTTCAGTTTGGGTTTGCAGAGAGGAAAGTGAGCATTCTCTGTGATGTCATTGGCCTTGTTCTCAGCAAACACAAAGAACTCACTAAAAATAGCAAG CATCTGAGTAAGCCAAAGAAAAGGCCTGTATTGAAGAGCTGTGTTAAAAATGAAATTCCCTCTGATGACAGTAACTCACAGGAATTAACAGCCCTGATG ATGCCTCTGAAGCAGCCACTGGTAGAAAGGCATCTTGGCGGCAGCTCGGCAGCAGCTCAAATCAGACACTCCTCAGCTGAACATCCACAGCAGGAAGAGGAATCAGAAAAGGAGTTAGACAGTGAACGGTTAGAGGACTCATCACAACCTGCTGAATCCACT GAGTGTGTGTTGGAAAGCCGACTGAGAGTTCTGGAAGAAGGTCTTCTTGAGACTGTTGGCAGACTAGAGCAACGACTGGCTCTCATGGAGCTCAAGATACATGCTCTGGAAAAAAGCTTGGCTGGCAAGATCATCATCGAGAGCAACCAGTGGGAGAACTTGGAGAGTCGCGTGCTGCTGCTGGAAACCAGGCTGGCGTTGACCTCAGCACAG GGTCTAACATCAGGAGATGGAATCCTCAGCACACAAAACAATGAATTcaaagaggatacag TATCTGCAAATGGCTCTTCCGCTGTGATTCAAACATCACTTGATGACAATGACAATGGGAACATAGCCAGTCCTTTACCAACAGCTTCACAG AGTTTTAAAGAAAGGCTGGACAGAATAGTTTATAT GATGAAGGATACATCTGACATTCTACAAAATGTAGAGCCAACAATGTAA
- the cep44 gene encoding centrosomal protein of 44 kDa isoform X1, translating into MATGDLKGCLRKLEASLRSLKYPRDVDYQRLAVGDPSACLPIVSFAFTSFSPSLTEYLVDFGVELTGMNDLRFIENVYKVLRDVFSYKPLLTKQQFLQFGFAERKVSILCDVIGLVLSKHKELTKNSKHLSKPKKRPVLKSCVKNEIPSDDSNSQELTALMMPLKQPLVERHLGGSSAAAQIRHSSAEHPQQEEESEKELDSERLEDSSQPAESTECVLESRLRVLEEGLLETVGRLEQRLALMELKIHALEKSLAGKIIIESNQWENLESRVLLLETRLALTSAQFRKLGNSCGKCSVLGRLQTTLEVRGQYTATDGFRKQNFSGLTSGDGILSTQNNEFKEDTVSANGSSAVIQTSLDDNDNGNIASPLPTASQSFKERLDRIVYMMKDTSDILQNVEPTM; encoded by the exons ATGGCCACTGGTGACCTGAAGGGATGTCTCAGAAAACTGGAAGCGTCTCTTCGGTCTCTGAAGTATCCCAGAGATGTGGATTATCAAAG ATTGGCTGTTGGAGATCCATCAGCGTGTCTTCCTATTGTAAGCTTTGCCTTCACGTCCTTTTCCCCCTCACTCACAGAGTACCTGGTCGATTTTGGCGTGGAACTAACCGGAATGAATGATTTGCGATTTATTGAGAATGTGTACAAG GTCTTGCGGGATGTTTTCAGCTATAAACCACTGTTGACCAAACAGCAGTTCCTTCAGTTTGGGTTTGCAGAGAGGAAAGTGAGCATTCTCTGTGATGTCATTGGCCTTGTTCTCAGCAAACACAAAGAACTCACTAAAAATAGCAAG CATCTGAGTAAGCCAAAGAAAAGGCCTGTATTGAAGAGCTGTGTTAAAAATGAAATTCCCTCTGATGACAGTAACTCACAGGAATTAACAGCCCTGATG ATGCCTCTGAAGCAGCCACTGGTAGAAAGGCATCTTGGCGGCAGCTCGGCAGCAGCTCAAATCAGACACTCCTCAGCTGAACATCCACAGCAGGAAGAGGAATCAGAAAAGGAGTTAGACAGTGAACGGTTAGAGGACTCATCACAACCTGCTGAATCCACT GAGTGTGTGTTGGAAAGCCGACTGAGAGTTCTGGAAGAAGGTCTTCTTGAGACTGTTGGCAGACTAGAGCAACGACTGGCTCTCATGGAGCTCAAGATACATGCTCTGGAAAAAAGCTTGGCTGGCAAGATCATCATCGAGAGCAACCAGTGGGAGAACTTGGAGAGTCGCGTGCTGCTGCTGGAAACCAGGCTGGCGTTGACCTCAGCACAG TTTCGAAAACTGGGGAATTCATGTGGAAAATGCAGTGTTTTAGGAAGACTGCAAAccactttagaggtcagaggccaGTATACAGCAACTGATGGGTTCAGGAAACAGAATTTTTCG GGTCTAACATCAGGAGATGGAATCCTCAGCACACAAAACAATGAATTcaaagaggatacag TATCTGCAAATGGCTCTTCCGCTGTGATTCAAACATCACTTGATGACAATGACAATGGGAACATAGCCAGTCCTTTACCAACAGCTTCACAG AGTTTTAAAGAAAGGCTGGACAGAATAGTTTATAT GATGAAGGATACATCTGACATTCTACAAAATGTAGAGCCAACAATGTAA
- the cep44 gene encoding centrosomal protein of 44 kDa isoform X6, which yields MATGDLKGCLRKLEASLRSLKYPRDVDYQRLAVGDPSACLPIVSFAFTSFSPSLTEYLVDFGVELTGMNDLRFIENVYKHLSKPKKRPVLKSCVKNEIPSDDSNSQELTALMMPLKQPLVERHLGGSSAAAQIRHSSAEHPQQEEESEKELDSERLEDSSQPAESTECVLESRLRVLEEGLLETVGRLEQRLALMELKIHALEKSLAGKIIIESNQWENLESRVLLLETRLALTSAQFRKLGNSCGKCSVLGRLQTTLEVRGQYTATDGFRKQNFSGLTSGDGILSTQNNEFKEDTEFLFVSVKVSANGSSAVIQTSLDDNDNGNIASPLPTASQSFKERLDRIVYMMKDTSDILQNVEPTM from the exons ATGGCCACTGGTGACCTGAAGGGATGTCTCAGAAAACTGGAAGCGTCTCTTCGGTCTCTGAAGTATCCCAGAGATGTGGATTATCAAAG ATTGGCTGTTGGAGATCCATCAGCGTGTCTTCCTATTGTAAGCTTTGCCTTCACGTCCTTTTCCCCCTCACTCACAGAGTACCTGGTCGATTTTGGCGTGGAACTAACCGGAATGAATGATTTGCGATTTATTGAGAATGTGTACAAG CATCTGAGTAAGCCAAAGAAAAGGCCTGTATTGAAGAGCTGTGTTAAAAATGAAATTCCCTCTGATGACAGTAACTCACAGGAATTAACAGCCCTGATG ATGCCTCTGAAGCAGCCACTGGTAGAAAGGCATCTTGGCGGCAGCTCGGCAGCAGCTCAAATCAGACACTCCTCAGCTGAACATCCACAGCAGGAAGAGGAATCAGAAAAGGAGTTAGACAGTGAACGGTTAGAGGACTCATCACAACCTGCTGAATCCACT GAGTGTGTGTTGGAAAGCCGACTGAGAGTTCTGGAAGAAGGTCTTCTTGAGACTGTTGGCAGACTAGAGCAACGACTGGCTCTCATGGAGCTCAAGATACATGCTCTGGAAAAAAGCTTGGCTGGCAAGATCATCATCGAGAGCAACCAGTGGGAGAACTTGGAGAGTCGCGTGCTGCTGCTGGAAACCAGGCTGGCGTTGACCTCAGCACAG TTTCGAAAACTGGGGAATTCATGTGGAAAATGCAGTGTTTTAGGAAGACTGCAAAccactttagaggtcagaggccaGTATACAGCAACTGATGGGTTCAGGAAACAGAATTTTTCG GGTCTAACATCAGGAGATGGAATCCTCAGCACACAAAACAATGAATTcaaagaggatacag agtttttatttgtatctgttAAAGTATCTGCAAATGGCTCTTCCGCTGTGATTCAAACATCACTTGATGACAATGACAATGGGAACATAGCCAGTCCTTTACCAACAGCTTCACAG AGTTTTAAAGAAAGGCTGGACAGAATAGTTTATAT GATGAAGGATACATCTGACATTCTACAAAATGTAGAGCCAACAATGTAA
- the cep44 gene encoding centrosomal protein of 44 kDa isoform X5, producing MATGDLKGCLRKLEASLRSLKYPRDVDYQRLAVGDPSACLPIVSFAFTSFSPSLTEYLVDFGVELTGMNDLRFIENVYKVLRDVFSYKPLLTKQQFLQFGFAERKVSILCDVIGLVLSKHKELTKNSKHLSKPKKRPVLKSCVKNEIPSDDSNSQELTALMMPLKQPLVERHLGGSSAAAQIRHSSAEHPQQEEESEKELDSERLEDSSQPAESTECVLESRLRVLEEGLLETVGRLEQRLALMELKIHALEKSLAGKIIIESNQWENLESRVLLLETRLALTSAQGLTSGDGILSTQNNEFKEDTVSANGSSAVIQTSLDDNDNGNIASPLPTASQSFKERLDRIVYMMKDTSDILQNVEPTM from the exons ATGGCCACTGGTGACCTGAAGGGATGTCTCAGAAAACTGGAAGCGTCTCTTCGGTCTCTGAAGTATCCCAGAGATGTGGATTATCAAAG ATTGGCTGTTGGAGATCCATCAGCGTGTCTTCCTATTGTAAGCTTTGCCTTCACGTCCTTTTCCCCCTCACTCACAGAGTACCTGGTCGATTTTGGCGTGGAACTAACCGGAATGAATGATTTGCGATTTATTGAGAATGTGTACAAG GTCTTGCGGGATGTTTTCAGCTATAAACCACTGTTGACCAAACAGCAGTTCCTTCAGTTTGGGTTTGCAGAGAGGAAAGTGAGCATTCTCTGTGATGTCATTGGCCTTGTTCTCAGCAAACACAAAGAACTCACTAAAAATAGCAAG CATCTGAGTAAGCCAAAGAAAAGGCCTGTATTGAAGAGCTGTGTTAAAAATGAAATTCCCTCTGATGACAGTAACTCACAGGAATTAACAGCCCTGATG ATGCCTCTGAAGCAGCCACTGGTAGAAAGGCATCTTGGCGGCAGCTCGGCAGCAGCTCAAATCAGACACTCCTCAGCTGAACATCCACAGCAGGAAGAGGAATCAGAAAAGGAGTTAGACAGTGAACGGTTAGAGGACTCATCACAACCTGCTGAATCCACT GAGTGTGTGTTGGAAAGCCGACTGAGAGTTCTGGAAGAAGGTCTTCTTGAGACTGTTGGCAGACTAGAGCAACGACTGGCTCTCATGGAGCTCAAGATACATGCTCTGGAAAAAAGCTTGGCTGGCAAGATCATCATCGAGAGCAACCAGTGGGAGAACTTGGAGAGTCGCGTGCTGCTGCTGGAAACCAGGCTGGCGTTGACCTCAGCACAG GGTCTAACATCAGGAGATGGAATCCTCAGCACACAAAACAATGAATTcaaagaggatacag TATCTGCAAATGGCTCTTCCGCTGTGATTCAAACATCACTTGATGACAATGACAATGGGAACATAGCCAGTCCTTTACCAACAGCTTCACAG AGTTTTAAAGAAAGGCTGGACAGAATAGTTTATAT GATGAAGGATACATCTGACATTCTACAAAATGTAGAGCCAACAATGTAA
- the cep44 gene encoding centrosomal protein of 44 kDa isoform X7, with translation MATGDLKGCLRKLEASLRSLKYPRDVDYQRLAVGDPSACLPIVSFAFTSFSPSLTEYLVDFGVELTGMNDLRFIENVYKHLSKPKKRPVLKSCVKNEIPSDDSNSQELTALMMPLKQPLVERHLGGSSAAAQIRHSSAEHPQQEEESEKELDSERLEDSSQPAESTECVLESRLRVLEEGLLETVGRLEQRLALMELKIHALEKSLAGKIIIESNQWENLESRVLLLETRLALTSAQFRKLGNSCGKCSVLGRLQTTLEVRGQYTATDGFRKQNFSGLTSGDGILSTQNNEFKEDTVSANGSSAVIQTSLDDNDNGNIASPLPTASQSFKERLDRIVYMMKDTSDILQNVEPTM, from the exons ATGGCCACTGGTGACCTGAAGGGATGTCTCAGAAAACTGGAAGCGTCTCTTCGGTCTCTGAAGTATCCCAGAGATGTGGATTATCAAAG ATTGGCTGTTGGAGATCCATCAGCGTGTCTTCCTATTGTAAGCTTTGCCTTCACGTCCTTTTCCCCCTCACTCACAGAGTACCTGGTCGATTTTGGCGTGGAACTAACCGGAATGAATGATTTGCGATTTATTGAGAATGTGTACAAG CATCTGAGTAAGCCAAAGAAAAGGCCTGTATTGAAGAGCTGTGTTAAAAATGAAATTCCCTCTGATGACAGTAACTCACAGGAATTAACAGCCCTGATG ATGCCTCTGAAGCAGCCACTGGTAGAAAGGCATCTTGGCGGCAGCTCGGCAGCAGCTCAAATCAGACACTCCTCAGCTGAACATCCACAGCAGGAAGAGGAATCAGAAAAGGAGTTAGACAGTGAACGGTTAGAGGACTCATCACAACCTGCTGAATCCACT GAGTGTGTGTTGGAAAGCCGACTGAGAGTTCTGGAAGAAGGTCTTCTTGAGACTGTTGGCAGACTAGAGCAACGACTGGCTCTCATGGAGCTCAAGATACATGCTCTGGAAAAAAGCTTGGCTGGCAAGATCATCATCGAGAGCAACCAGTGGGAGAACTTGGAGAGTCGCGTGCTGCTGCTGGAAACCAGGCTGGCGTTGACCTCAGCACAG TTTCGAAAACTGGGGAATTCATGTGGAAAATGCAGTGTTTTAGGAAGACTGCAAAccactttagaggtcagaggccaGTATACAGCAACTGATGGGTTCAGGAAACAGAATTTTTCG GGTCTAACATCAGGAGATGGAATCCTCAGCACACAAAACAATGAATTcaaagaggatacag TATCTGCAAATGGCTCTTCCGCTGTGATTCAAACATCACTTGATGACAATGACAATGGGAACATAGCCAGTCCTTTACCAACAGCTTCACAG AGTTTTAAAGAAAGGCTGGACAGAATAGTTTATAT GATGAAGGATACATCTGACATTCTACAAAATGTAGAGCCAACAATGTAA
- the cep44 gene encoding centrosomal protein of 44 kDa isoform X3, producing MATGDLKGCLRKLEASLRSLKYPRDVDYQRLAVGDPSACLPIVSFAFTSFSPSLTEYLVDFGVELTGMNDLRFIENVYKVLRDVFSYKPLLTKQQFLQFGFAERKVSILCDVIGLVLSKHKELTKNSKHLSKPKKRPVLKSCVKNEIPSDDSNSQELTALMMPLKQPLVERHLGGSSAAAQIRHSSAEHPQQEEESEKELDSERLEDSSQPAESTECVLESRLRVLEEGLLETVGRLEQRLALMELKIHALEKSLAGKIIIESNQWENLESRVLLLETRLALTSAQGLTSGDGILSTQNNEFKEDTEFLFVSVKVSANGSSAVIQTSLDDNDNGNIASPLPTASQSFKERLDRIVYMMKDTSDILQNVEPTM from the exons ATGGCCACTGGTGACCTGAAGGGATGTCTCAGAAAACTGGAAGCGTCTCTTCGGTCTCTGAAGTATCCCAGAGATGTGGATTATCAAAG ATTGGCTGTTGGAGATCCATCAGCGTGTCTTCCTATTGTAAGCTTTGCCTTCACGTCCTTTTCCCCCTCACTCACAGAGTACCTGGTCGATTTTGGCGTGGAACTAACCGGAATGAATGATTTGCGATTTATTGAGAATGTGTACAAG GTCTTGCGGGATGTTTTCAGCTATAAACCACTGTTGACCAAACAGCAGTTCCTTCAGTTTGGGTTTGCAGAGAGGAAAGTGAGCATTCTCTGTGATGTCATTGGCCTTGTTCTCAGCAAACACAAAGAACTCACTAAAAATAGCAAG CATCTGAGTAAGCCAAAGAAAAGGCCTGTATTGAAGAGCTGTGTTAAAAATGAAATTCCCTCTGATGACAGTAACTCACAGGAATTAACAGCCCTGATG ATGCCTCTGAAGCAGCCACTGGTAGAAAGGCATCTTGGCGGCAGCTCGGCAGCAGCTCAAATCAGACACTCCTCAGCTGAACATCCACAGCAGGAAGAGGAATCAGAAAAGGAGTTAGACAGTGAACGGTTAGAGGACTCATCACAACCTGCTGAATCCACT GAGTGTGTGTTGGAAAGCCGACTGAGAGTTCTGGAAGAAGGTCTTCTTGAGACTGTTGGCAGACTAGAGCAACGACTGGCTCTCATGGAGCTCAAGATACATGCTCTGGAAAAAAGCTTGGCTGGCAAGATCATCATCGAGAGCAACCAGTGGGAGAACTTGGAGAGTCGCGTGCTGCTGCTGGAAACCAGGCTGGCGTTGACCTCAGCACAG GGTCTAACATCAGGAGATGGAATCCTCAGCACACAAAACAATGAATTcaaagaggatacag agtttttatttgtatctgttAAAGTATCTGCAAATGGCTCTTCCGCTGTGATTCAAACATCACTTGATGACAATGACAATGGGAACATAGCCAGTCCTTTACCAACAGCTTCACAG AGTTTTAAAGAAAGGCTGGACAGAATAGTTTATAT GATGAAGGATACATCTGACATTCTACAAAATGTAGAGCCAACAATGTAA
- the cep44 gene encoding centrosomal protein of 44 kDa isoform X10 gives MATGDLKGCLRKLEASLRSLKYPRDVDYQRLAVGDPSACLPIVSFAFTSFSPSLTEYLVDFGVELTGMNDLRFIENVYKVLRDVFSYKPLLTKQQFLQFGFAERKVSILCDVIGLVLSKHKELTKNSKHLSKPKKRPVLKSCVKNEIPSDDSNSQELTALMMPLKQPLVERHLGGSSAAAQIRHSSAEHPQQEEESEKELDSERLEDSSQPAESTECVLESRLRVLEEGLLETVGRLEQRLALMELKIHALEKSLAGKIIIESNQWENLESRVLLLETRLALTSAQGLTSGDGILSTQNNEFKEDTEF, from the exons ATGGCCACTGGTGACCTGAAGGGATGTCTCAGAAAACTGGAAGCGTCTCTTCGGTCTCTGAAGTATCCCAGAGATGTGGATTATCAAAG ATTGGCTGTTGGAGATCCATCAGCGTGTCTTCCTATTGTAAGCTTTGCCTTCACGTCCTTTTCCCCCTCACTCACAGAGTACCTGGTCGATTTTGGCGTGGAACTAACCGGAATGAATGATTTGCGATTTATTGAGAATGTGTACAAG GTCTTGCGGGATGTTTTCAGCTATAAACCACTGTTGACCAAACAGCAGTTCCTTCAGTTTGGGTTTGCAGAGAGGAAAGTGAGCATTCTCTGTGATGTCATTGGCCTTGTTCTCAGCAAACACAAAGAACTCACTAAAAATAGCAAG CATCTGAGTAAGCCAAAGAAAAGGCCTGTATTGAAGAGCTGTGTTAAAAATGAAATTCCCTCTGATGACAGTAACTCACAGGAATTAACAGCCCTGATG ATGCCTCTGAAGCAGCCACTGGTAGAAAGGCATCTTGGCGGCAGCTCGGCAGCAGCTCAAATCAGACACTCCTCAGCTGAACATCCACAGCAGGAAGAGGAATCAGAAAAGGAGTTAGACAGTGAACGGTTAGAGGACTCATCACAACCTGCTGAATCCACT GAGTGTGTGTTGGAAAGCCGACTGAGAGTTCTGGAAGAAGGTCTTCTTGAGACTGTTGGCAGACTAGAGCAACGACTGGCTCTCATGGAGCTCAAGATACATGCTCTGGAAAAAAGCTTGGCTGGCAAGATCATCATCGAGAGCAACCAGTGGGAGAACTTGGAGAGTCGCGTGCTGCTGCTGGAAACCAGGCTGGCGTTGACCTCAGCACAG GGTCTAACATCAGGAGATGGAATCCTCAGCACACAAAACAATGAATTcaaagaggatacag AGTTTTAA
- the cep44 gene encoding centrosomal protein of 44 kDa isoform X8: protein MATGDLKGCLRKLEASLRSLKYPRDVDYQRLAVGDPSACLPIVSFAFTSFSPSLTEYLVDFGVELTGMNDLRFIENVYKHLSKPKKRPVLKSCVKNEIPSDDSNSQELTALMMPLKQPLVERHLGGSSAAAQIRHSSAEHPQQEEESEKELDSERLEDSSQPAESTECVLESRLRVLEEGLLETVGRLEQRLALMELKIHALEKSLAGKIIIESNQWENLESRVLLLETRLALTSAQGLTSGDGILSTQNNEFKEDTVSANGSSAVIQTSLDDNDNGNIASPLPTASQSFKERLDRIVYMMKDTSDILQNVEPTM, encoded by the exons ATGGCCACTGGTGACCTGAAGGGATGTCTCAGAAAACTGGAAGCGTCTCTTCGGTCTCTGAAGTATCCCAGAGATGTGGATTATCAAAG ATTGGCTGTTGGAGATCCATCAGCGTGTCTTCCTATTGTAAGCTTTGCCTTCACGTCCTTTTCCCCCTCACTCACAGAGTACCTGGTCGATTTTGGCGTGGAACTAACCGGAATGAATGATTTGCGATTTATTGAGAATGTGTACAAG CATCTGAGTAAGCCAAAGAAAAGGCCTGTATTGAAGAGCTGTGTTAAAAATGAAATTCCCTCTGATGACAGTAACTCACAGGAATTAACAGCCCTGATG ATGCCTCTGAAGCAGCCACTGGTAGAAAGGCATCTTGGCGGCAGCTCGGCAGCAGCTCAAATCAGACACTCCTCAGCTGAACATCCACAGCAGGAAGAGGAATCAGAAAAGGAGTTAGACAGTGAACGGTTAGAGGACTCATCACAACCTGCTGAATCCACT GAGTGTGTGTTGGAAAGCCGACTGAGAGTTCTGGAAGAAGGTCTTCTTGAGACTGTTGGCAGACTAGAGCAACGACTGGCTCTCATGGAGCTCAAGATACATGCTCTGGAAAAAAGCTTGGCTGGCAAGATCATCATCGAGAGCAACCAGTGGGAGAACTTGGAGAGTCGCGTGCTGCTGCTGGAAACCAGGCTGGCGTTGACCTCAGCACAG GGTCTAACATCAGGAGATGGAATCCTCAGCACACAAAACAATGAATTcaaagaggatacag TATCTGCAAATGGCTCTTCCGCTGTGATTCAAACATCACTTGATGACAATGACAATGGGAACATAGCCAGTCCTTTACCAACAGCTTCACAG AGTTTTAAAGAAAGGCTGGACAGAATAGTTTATAT GATGAAGGATACATCTGACATTCTACAAAATGTAGAGCCAACAATGTAA
- the cep44 gene encoding centrosomal protein of 44 kDa isoform X2 produces the protein MATGDLKGCLRKLEASLRSLKYPRDVDYQRLAVGDPSACLPIVSFAFTSFSPSLTEYLVDFGVELTGMNDLRFIENVYKVLRDVFSYKPLLTKQQFLQFGFAERKVSILCDVIGLVLSKHKELTKNSKHLSKPKKRPVLKSCVKNEIPSDDSNSQELTALMMPLKQPLVERHLGGSSAAAQIRHSSAEHPQQEEESEKELDSERLEDSSQPAESTECVLESRLRVLEEGLLETVGRLEQRLALMELKIHALEKSLAGKIIIESNQWENLESRVLLLETRLALTSAQFRKLGNSCGKCSVLGRLQTTLEVRGQYTATDGFRKQNFSGLTSGDGILSTQNNEFKEDTEFLFVSVKVSANGSSAVIQTSLDDNDNGNIASPLPTASQSFKERLDRIVYMMKDTSDILQNVEPTM, from the exons ATGGCCACTGGTGACCTGAAGGGATGTCTCAGAAAACTGGAAGCGTCTCTTCGGTCTCTGAAGTATCCCAGAGATGTGGATTATCAAAG ATTGGCTGTTGGAGATCCATCAGCGTGTCTTCCTATTGTAAGCTTTGCCTTCACGTCCTTTTCCCCCTCACTCACAGAGTACCTGGTCGATTTTGGCGTGGAACTAACCGGAATGAATGATTTGCGATTTATTGAGAATGTGTACAAG GTCTTGCGGGATGTTTTCAGCTATAAACCACTGTTGACCAAACAGCAGTTCCTTCAGTTTGGGTTTGCAGAGAGGAAAGTGAGCATTCTCTGTGATGTCATTGGCCTTGTTCTCAGCAAACACAAAGAACTCACTAAAAATAGCAAG CATCTGAGTAAGCCAAAGAAAAGGCCTGTATTGAAGAGCTGTGTTAAAAATGAAATTCCCTCTGATGACAGTAACTCACAGGAATTAACAGCCCTGATG ATGCCTCTGAAGCAGCCACTGGTAGAAAGGCATCTTGGCGGCAGCTCGGCAGCAGCTCAAATCAGACACTCCTCAGCTGAACATCCACAGCAGGAAGAGGAATCAGAAAAGGAGTTAGACAGTGAACGGTTAGAGGACTCATCACAACCTGCTGAATCCACT GAGTGTGTGTTGGAAAGCCGACTGAGAGTTCTGGAAGAAGGTCTTCTTGAGACTGTTGGCAGACTAGAGCAACGACTGGCTCTCATGGAGCTCAAGATACATGCTCTGGAAAAAAGCTTGGCTGGCAAGATCATCATCGAGAGCAACCAGTGGGAGAACTTGGAGAGTCGCGTGCTGCTGCTGGAAACCAGGCTGGCGTTGACCTCAGCACAG TTTCGAAAACTGGGGAATTCATGTGGAAAATGCAGTGTTTTAGGAAGACTGCAAAccactttagaggtcagaggccaGTATACAGCAACTGATGGGTTCAGGAAACAGAATTTTTCG GGTCTAACATCAGGAGATGGAATCCTCAGCACACAAAACAATGAATTcaaagaggatacag agtttttatttgtatctgttAAAGTATCTGCAAATGGCTCTTCCGCTGTGATTCAAACATCACTTGATGACAATGACAATGGGAACATAGCCAGTCCTTTACCAACAGCTTCACAG AGTTTTAAAGAAAGGCTGGACAGAATAGTTTATAT GATGAAGGATACATCTGACATTCTACAAAATGTAGAGCCAACAATGTAA